Proteins encoded in a region of the Thermodesulfobacteriota bacterium genome:
- a CDS encoding response regulator produces MFNGIAMQVGMEKHHSCINTAVAIRYFEDYAPGLVDKLLQQLGPEVDNLPDGKDFLMDPNNWVSSHVLINMYGNAKRLLGDDVIFKIGFDSVIKKRLGYIQKILFSVLGSPKQAISNIQALNDKFNLSKTIRTVKLTNKEALLQLRWFHNVPLSEDFCSVNKGTYTALPVIWGLPPARLEETRCFFKGDEYCEYHITWRKKSLLKEYFFKANLARQVLENSISELERDKELIKKKYDEVHRLNIQLKNKIDQLLSLQEVSTAILSTLDTERLFDLILKLLVKVARLDRAAIFIVDEEKQALSLVHAVGVSPEDFSEIKDYTVSLSKIDNIIARTAARNEPVFVEDVAGSALNKDNPLVRKFKPKAFILVPLAAQGKILGVLIGDQVQDSLNVSFPDREFLTSFANQIAMALNNSNLYRKLAESERRYRQLIENAHDGIWVLDDKDNLILANRRMSEIFTNGHLMGQNIHRYVDGVNEKILNGLLDQNKAGFVAQGMMDLRSKDGGQISAIISSVPLMEEGSCKGSFAIVTDISHIKKLERQLYQAQKMECVGTMAGGIAHDFNNILTSILGYTALLKQQVQDMDAQKSLDVIEKSSLRAADLVKKMLTFSRGGQIQNLAAVDVNEIILETVRLLENVIDKRVEIQLRLDASPATILGDATQLQQAMLNICLNARDVMPDGGVLGIKTEICTITNGYDTHYPSVAHGRYMKISISDTGPGIDENKLGKIFDPFFTTKPLGKGTGLGLAVVHGIVKGLKGHIHVDSKIGKGSTFELLFPEADIEAVEQAATEHTVKVEGRETILLVDDEQYNRELGEKVLTFHGYNVLLAKDGLEAVDIYKSAKDAIALVILDFMMPNLSGKDTYKRLKEINPGVKVIICTGYGLDHEAMQELQGGVCGFIPKPYNLEKLTQAVRKGIDSGDVLHN; encoded by the coding sequence TTGTTTAACGGCATAGCTATGCAGGTGGGTATGGAAAAACACCATAGCTGTATCAACACAGCGGTCGCCATTAGATATTTTGAAGACTACGCTCCGGGGCTTGTAGATAAGCTGCTTCAACAGCTAGGCCCGGAAGTGGATAACCTTCCGGATGGCAAAGACTTCCTCATGGACCCGAACAACTGGGTATCCAGCCATGTATTGATTAATATGTATGGAAATGCCAAACGGCTCCTGGGCGATGATGTTATATTCAAGATCGGCTTTGATTCGGTGATCAAAAAACGTCTGGGATACATACAAAAAATCCTTTTTTCCGTCCTTGGAAGCCCAAAACAGGCTATCAGTAATATCCAGGCCTTAAATGATAAGTTTAACCTGAGTAAGACCATTCGCACAGTCAAACTAACTAATAAAGAAGCCCTCCTGCAGCTACGCTGGTTCCATAATGTTCCCCTTTCCGAAGACTTCTGTTCAGTAAATAAGGGCACATACACTGCCCTCCCTGTCATCTGGGGTCTGCCGCCAGCACGTCTTGAAGAGACCAGGTGCTTTTTTAAGGGTGACGAGTATTGCGAATACCACATAACATGGAGAAAGAAATCTCTTCTTAAAGAGTATTTTTTCAAGGCCAACCTCGCACGGCAGGTTCTGGAAAACAGCATCAGCGAGCTGGAAAGAGACAAAGAATTAATAAAGAAGAAATATGACGAGGTACACAGGCTAAATATTCAACTTAAGAACAAGATCGACCAGCTCTTAAGCCTTCAGGAAGTGAGCACAGCGATCCTTTCTACCCTGGATACAGAACGTCTGTTTGATTTGATTTTAAAGCTTCTGGTCAAGGTGGCCCGGCTGGACAGGGCGGCTATCTTTATCGTGGACGAAGAGAAACAGGCCCTTTCTCTGGTACATGCTGTCGGCGTCTCGCCGGAAGATTTTTCAGAGATCAAGGATTACACGGTATCCTTATCCAAAATAGATAACATTATTGCCCGAACTGCGGCCCGGAACGAGCCTGTCTTTGTGGAAGATGTGGCAGGATCGGCATTGAATAAAGATAATCCACTCGTCAGAAAATTTAAACCCAAAGCGTTCATTCTGGTCCCTCTGGCCGCTCAGGGTAAAATACTTGGCGTATTAATAGGTGATCAAGTCCAGGATAGTCTGAATGTGTCATTTCCTGATAGGGAGTTTTTGACGAGTTTTGCCAACCAGATCGCCATGGCCCTGAACAATAGCAATCTCTACAGGAAACTTGCCGAATCCGAAAGAAGATATCGACAGTTGATAGAGAATGCCCATGATGGCATCTGGGTCCTGGACGATAAAGACAACTTGATTCTGGCCAATCGGCGAATGTCAGAAATCTTTACCAATGGACATCTCATGGGCCAGAATATTCACCGCTACGTGGATGGGGTGAATGAGAAAATTCTCAATGGGCTGCTTGACCAAAACAAGGCTGGTTTCGTTGCCCAGGGAATGATGGACTTGAGGAGTAAAGACGGTGGGCAGATTTCAGCCATAATCAGTAGTGTGCCCTTAATGGAGGAGGGGTCATGTAAAGGCAGTTTTGCCATAGTAACTGATATCAGTCATATAAAGAAATTGGAACGGCAATTGTACCAGGCCCAAAAAATGGAATGCGTAGGGACTATGGCCGGTGGGATCGCCCACGACTTCAATAATATTCTGACTAGTATCCTGGGGTATACTGCCCTTCTGAAACAGCAGGTTCAAGATATGGATGCCCAAAAAAGTCTCGACGTTATAGAAAAGTCGAGCTTAAGGGCCGCAGATCTGGTCAAAAAAATGCTCACTTTCAGCCGGGGAGGCCAGATTCAAAACTTGGCGGCGGTTGATGTTAATGAAATTATCCTGGAAACAGTACGGTTGTTAGAAAACGTTATTGATAAAAGAGTGGAGATCCAACTGCGGCTAGATGCCAGCCCGGCTACCATTCTGGGGGATGCCACCCAACTACAGCAGGCCATGCTCAATATCTGTCTCAACGCCCGTGACGTAATGCCTGATGGCGGAGTACTAGGCATTAAAACGGAAATTTGTACGATAACTAATGGTTACGACACACACTATCCCTCTGTCGCACACGGGAGATACATGAAAATCAGCATATCTGACACCGGGCCGGGTATTGACGAAAATAAGTTAGGTAAAATTTTCGATCCGTTTTTTACGACTAAACCGCTGGGAAAGGGCACAGGGTTGGGGTTGGCAGTAGTCCACGGAATCGTCAAGGGTCTCAAAGGCCATATCCATGTGGATAGCAAGATTGGAAAAGGAAGCACCTTTGAATTGCTTTTCCCGGAGGCCGACATCGAAGCTGTTGAACAAGCGGCAACAGAACATACGGTAAAGGTTGAAGGCAGAGAAACGATATTGCTGGTAGATGATGAACAATACAACAGGGAACTGGGAGAAAAGGTGCTCACTTTTCACGGCTATAATGTGCTATTGGCCAAAGATGGCCTTGAGGCCGTTGACATATATAAATCTGCGAAGGATGCGATTGCCCTGGTTATTTTGGATTTCATGATGCCGAACCTGTCGGGGAAAGATACTTACAAACGGCTTAAGGAGATTAATCCGGGTGTGAAGGTGATCATTTGCACCGGTTACGGTCTTGACCATGAAGCTATGCAAGAGCTGCAGGGTGGGGTATGTGGCTTTATCCCAAAGCCGTATAATCTTGAAAAACTTACCCAGGCAGTCCGCAAAGGTATTGACTCAGGGGACGTCTTGCATAACTAG
- a CDS encoding DegT/DnrJ/EryC1/StrS family aminotransferase, translating into MPGYEVFGKEERRQIMDVLKTGVLFRYEFPNERKGIYKVKEFEEAFARYCGVAHAQAVSSGTAALKVAMAALGIGAGDEVITQGFTFVATWEAIFAIGAIPVFAEIDETLNMDPADVEKKITPRTRAIIPVHMLGAQARIEEIVAIARRHNLKVIEDTAQAAGGRINGKHVGAFGDMGTFSFDPVKTITTGEGGMVITNDAGLYCRACEYHDHGHDHVPNPGGRGGEGRSFIGLNYRMMELQGAIGLAQLAKLDSIIARQRKNKARIKKALKKIKGITFRRLIDEAGDTATFLAFFLPDAEKARAFNTVLKENGAGAIYFAENTWHYYPKWEHLLAGSTLAANGWPFQHKEAGRDLKYRPDALPQSARIVERCLVYPIPVKMPKERLAQILGAIEKAAKVL; encoded by the coding sequence ATGCCTGGATATGAAGTCTTTGGCAAAGAAGAACGGAGACAGATAATGGACGTCCTGAAAACAGGCGTCCTCTTTCGATATGAGTTTCCTAATGAACGCAAGGGCATCTACAAAGTCAAAGAATTTGAAGAGGCCTTTGCCCGCTACTGTGGCGTAGCCCATGCTCAGGCCGTCTCCTCCGGGACGGCGGCCCTGAAGGTGGCTATGGCCGCCCTAGGTATCGGCGCCGGCGACGAGGTCATAACCCAGGGATTTACCTTTGTGGCCACCTGGGAGGCCATCTTTGCCATCGGCGCTATACCGGTGTTCGCAGAGATAGACGAGACCCTGAATATGGACCCGGCAGATGTGGAGAAAAAAATAACCCCGCGCACCAGGGCCATTATCCCTGTGCACATGTTAGGGGCGCAGGCCAGGATTGAAGAGATCGTGGCTATCGCCCGCCGCCATAACCTGAAGGTGATAGAAGATACCGCCCAAGCCGCCGGGGGCCGGATAAATGGCAAACATGTGGGCGCCTTCGGCGATATGGGCACGTTTTCCTTTGATCCGGTTAAGACCATCACCACCGGCGAAGGCGGTATGGTCATTACCAATGACGCCGGCCTCTACTGCAGGGCCTGCGAATACCACGATCACGGCCATGATCATGTGCCCAATCCCGGCGGGAGGGGCGGGGAAGGGCGGAGTTTTATCGGTTTGAACTACCGTATGATGGAACTCCAGGGAGCCATCGGCCTGGCCCAATTGGCAAAGCTCGACAGCATCATTGCCCGGCAGAGGAAAAACAAGGCCCGTATAAAGAAGGCCCTTAAGAAAATTAAAGGGATAACCTTCCGCAGGCTCATCGATGAGGCCGGGGATACGGCTACTTTTCTGGCCTTTTTCCTGCCGGATGCAGAAAAGGCACGGGCCTTTAATACCGTTCTCAAAGAAAACGGCGCCGGGGCCATCTATTTTGCCGAAAATACGTGGCATTACTACCCGAAATGGGAGCATCTCCTGGCCGGTTCCACGCTGGCGGCGAACGGCTGGCCGTTCCAGCATAAAGAAGCCGGCCGTGACCTTAAATACCGGCCTGATGCCCTACCCCAGTCGGCAAGGATCGTGGAACGGTGCCTGGTCTATCCCATCCCGGTAAAGATGCCTAAAGAGCGCCTGGCCCAGATTCTTGGCGCTATTGAAAAGGCTGCTAAAGTCCTATGA
- the kdsB gene encoding 3-deoxy-manno-octulosonate cytidylyltransferase: MKIVAIIPARYPSTRFPGKPLADIFGKPMIQHVYERAKQVQEVAKVVAATDDERIYDAVLGFGGEAVMTAVGHPSGTDRIAEAADKLSLADEDIVVNIQGDQPLFPPEIIKDLTAPLLGDKAIPMSTLIYKIVRPEELTDPNHVKTVFDRDGYALYFSRATIPFFRGEGAPPDYYKHLGFYAYRKSFLTRFVALPVGVWEASERLEQLRALEHGYRIKVVLTPHDSIEVDTPADLERVREVMLAESR; this comes from the coding sequence GTGAAAATCGTGGCCATAATTCCGGCCCGCTACCCATCGACGCGCTTCCCCGGGAAGCCCCTGGCCGACATCTTTGGAAAGCCCATGATCCAGCATGTCTATGAGCGGGCCAAACAGGTGCAGGAAGTGGCCAAGGTGGTCGCGGCTACGGATGATGAACGCATCTATGATGCTGTGCTCGGGTTTGGCGGCGAGGCGGTCATGACTGCTGTCGGCCACCCCTCCGGCACAGACCGGATCGCTGAGGCCGCGGATAAGTTATCCCTGGCCGATGAGGACATCGTCGTCAATATCCAGGGCGATCAGCCTTTGTTCCCGCCTGAGATTATCAAAGACCTCACCGCGCCCCTCTTGGGCGATAAAGCCATCCCCATGTCCACCCTTATCTATAAGATCGTGCGGCCTGAGGAGCTTACCGATCCCAATCACGTAAAGACCGTATTTGACCGGGATGGTTATGCCCTTTATTTTTCCAGGGCCACCATCCCGTTTTTTCGCGGAGAAGGCGCGCCACCTGACTACTACAAGCACCTCGGTTTCTATGCGTACCGCAAGAGTTTCCTCACGCGCTTTGTCGCACTGCCCGTGGGGGTCTGGGAGGCATCTGAAAGGCTGGAACAGCTCCGCGCCCTCGAACACGGCTACCGGATTAAGGTCGTTCTGACCCCGCACGATTCCATCGAGGTGGATACCCCCGCGGATTTAGAGCGGGTCAGAGAGGTGATGTTGGCAGAGAGCCGATAA